GGATGATTGATGAAACCATAGGGAAATTGTAGGAAGTCATTTGTAAAAAAATTACACAATCAGACCGCTTACATTAAGGAAAAGAGATGAAATATCGATTAACAGAAAATGTGATTGAGTATGAAGGGAAAAGACTTTTTCAAATTCAAGCAGTAAAAAATTTCCAAGCAGATCAATGGTATATTCAAGCAGGGGAACTTGGCGGATATGTGGAAAGTGAACGAAACTTATCACAACAAGGCTCTTGTTGGTTAATGAAGAGAAGCAAAGTGATGGATAATGCATCAGTATCAGGAAATGCTTATGTCAGTGGTTCGTCGGTCATTTCGGGCAATGCACAAGTATTTGATAATGCAAAGATAGTGGGTAGCTCTAAAGTGACAGATAATGCCAAAGTGTATGGCAGTGCGTTTATTATGAACTGCGAAATTGTTGGTGATGATGCTCAAGTTTTTGAATTTGCAGTGATTGCAAAAGCTGTCAGTGTTGTCGGCTCGGCTAAAATTTATGGGAATGCTGAAATTGATAGCTTTGCAAAAGTAGGTGGCGAATGTGAAATTTTTGATCATGCTCTTATTAAAAATCAGGCGAATGTGAGTGGTAAAGCTCGTATTTTTGGAAAAGCGATTATTCAAGATGACGTGCATATTTGGGATAACGCCGTTATTTGTGATGCTACGATAAGAGAAAAAGCAAAAATTTCAGGGAATGCAAGGGTTATTGGGAATGTGATTGATATTTGTGGGAGTGTTGCATTGTCTGATGATGCATTTATTCAATCACAATCTGATTTTATTTATATTGAAAAATTTGGTTTGTTTGAAACAGGATTAACAATATTTAACACAGAAAATGGTTTTAAATTTCGATATGCAGGCAAAGCTTTTAATGCAGAGCAATTCATTGTGAGTAGTCATAAAGCTATTGAAGAATATCAGTTTTTTATTGATGTAATAAAACAAAGTAAGCAGAAAGAAAAGATAATGAGTGTCACAAATATTGGTATGCATACATTGTTACAATATCCTAAATCTTGCGTCACTCATTTTTATAAAACAGATCAAAACATTGAAATTAAGTTTGAACTTAAGAGTCACAAAATGGAATATGAAGCAGAATATTTTATTAATGAGATGAAATTAAATATAGAAACATTAGAGAACTTATTAAGTTTGATTAAAAACAGGAAGATGTAAAATGGCTAAATTTTATTTTCAAAAAATGATTGCAGAAAAATTGCTAAATCATCCCGCTTGTAAAGAATGGGGACTTATTGCTACTTTTAAACATAATCGTGTGGAAGTTCGTTCAATCTATTGGAGCTCACCACTTTCTTTAGTATTTATTCAACATTCTAAATTTCAATTTGAAATGAGCTTAGCTTGTGAATTTGAACATAAAATTTATGGAAAATGTTTCGATCATCTATTAAATGAAGATTGTTATATTAGAAAAACAGAAAAAGGTTATTTTTGTGAGTTTGATGTAGAAAATAAATATTATGCAGATATAGAAACTTTATTAATGGAACATCAAATTAATATAGTGATTAATTTTTTAGAGAAATATGGCTTCTGCCTTAGATTGCAATATTGGGTAAAAGACGGAATACATCACGCTTTTTTAGAAAATGAAAATACGGAATTTCAGAATGAGAAATTAAGAAAACTGGGATGGGTACAGTGTTATGGTTATGCTTGTTATACAGATGATGAGTTGAAATCTTTTATTTCTCAAGATATGTTGGAAAGTAAGGAAATAACAATTTCTGGGGTACAAAGGAAGTATAGGTTAGGGTATAAAAGAGCTATGAGACTAGTTGAGTATTTTAGAAATGCTAATTAACGTTTTTCGATGTAAAAATATGGGTTAATTATCCGTTAATTTATTCAAATCAATATTTAAAGCGGTGAAATTCGTGAAGTGATTTACAAACTTCATCGCTTTATTTTTTTATTTTATTATTATTTTTTGTACGACATATCTTGTCGCGATACTCAATAAAATACTATTGAAAAATAAGATAATCCCTAGAATTTTGCAACAGTCGTTCTCTTACGTCGTTTTGTGCTATCTGAGAATAACGGTGGCTAAAACTGAGGGTGAGACTAAACAAGACTTGCTATTTTTTAGAGTAGAGTGTAAATTTTGATCGTCCGATCAAAATTTACACCTCAAACTAACCACATGATTCCTAACTAAACCTTTAGGAAATAGGTGGATGCCTTTCTATTTGGTATCAAATGTTAATTTCAAAATAATATAATTAAGGATTGATTATGCAAAAACTCATAATCATTAGAGGTCATTCAGGTTCTGGGAAATCGACTTTTGCTCAACAAAAAATCAGTGAATTTAAAGCGGAATATCCGGATGCTTATGTTTATCACATTGAAAATGATAAATATCTTATTAAAGATGGGCAGTATTATTGGACACCTTTTCATTTTAAACAGGCAAAACAACAGGCTGAACAAGAGCTTAAAGAGGCATTTCAGTTTGCCAAAAATCATCAAGATGTGGATGTGCTTATTGTGATTAGCAATGTGGGGGCAAAAGCGAATGTTATTCGTGGTTTTATTAATAAAGCCCAAAAGCAAGATATGCAAAGCGAAGTGTATCGAATGCAGAATTTTTTCCCGAATGTGCATAATGTGGATAAAATCCAAGTTTATTCTATGTTCATTGAAATTTGTCAGCGTCCTATCGCAGAAGAGATTTTAGTGCCTGCTGTTCAGTCGATGACGGAAGAAGATAAAGGTGTTATTGATAAAATGCGTGCCTTTTCAGCGAAAAATTTGCCTAAAAATGAGCAATACAATAGCTATGTCACGTTAGATTATTTGCAATTTATGCGTTCAAAGAAAACATTTACCGCCAAAGTATCTCGCTTATATCCTGAATTGACGGTGCTTAAATATAGTCGTGAAACCTTTTATAACAATCAATGGGATTTAGCGTTGTTAGAGATGCGTGGCTTGGTGATGGATGCTTATGGCCATCTTATTGTGCGTCCGTTTAAAAAATGTTTTAACTATTCAGAACGAAAAGAGCGGAACAGTAAATTTCCTTTGCGTTTGGGTGATGATGCTCAAGTGAAAGCGGTGGTTAAGGTCAATGGTTTTTTAGGTTGTTGTACTTACGTGGAATTGCCTGCAGATCATCCGAGCTATCAAGCAGAGTTTGATCGAAAAGTGATTTTTTCGACAACAGGCAGTTTAGATAGTGACTTTGCGAAATTAGTTGAAAAACATTGTGCTAAACATGAGCTTTTATTTAAAGCCTATCCAAATAAAACGTTTTTATTTGAAGTTTGTGATGAAAGTGATCCGCATATTATTAAAGAAACCTTGGGGGAAACGTTAATTGGCTGTGTTGATGTGAAAACGGGTGAACAATATAGTGAGCAATGGTTAGATGAAATTGCGTTGCAGTACCAACTTAAACGTCCATTAACATTGCCAACGATGACCTTTGCTGAGTTAAAAGCTGAGTTGTCTAAGGTTAAGCATGAAGGGTTTATGGTATTTTCCAGCGAAGATGAGTTGCTTTTTAAACTCAAATCTCCCTACTACTTAATTTCTAAATTATTAGGGCGAAGTTCTGAAGAAAACCTTGCCGGTCGGTTGGATAAACGTAAAGTCAGTGAGGAGTATTTTCCATTAATTGAGCATATTCAGGAAAATAAAACGATGTTTAACGCCTTAGACGAACAGCAAAAAATTCAATATGTACAAGACTTTCTTGCTCATATTTGAAAATGGTAACAGTAAAATGACCGCTTGTGTTTTTTAAGTGGGAAAGGATAAATTATGCAAAAAATATTTTTTACTTCTGATCTCCATTTTCATCATCAAAATATTATGAAATTTAGCCCTACTTTTCGGGCGTTTTCTTCCGTTGATGAAATGAATGAAACATTAATTACTTATTGGAATGAAACTGTATCTTCTCAGGATGTTGTGTATAACTTGGGTGATCTGAGTTTTAGTCCGAAGTTCGATAAAATTATCTCGATATTAGACCGCTTGAATGGTGAACATCATTTTATTTTGGGTAATCATGATCCGTTAATTGAAGAAAAGCGTGAGCTATTATTAACACAGAAAAAGGCTGATGGGCATCCGCTTTTATCCAGTATTCAGGATTATAAGCGAATAAAATTATCTAACGGCAAAATGGCAATGTTATTTCATTATCCGATTTTTGAGTGGCAAGATTGCCATAAAGGGGCTTATATGCTACATGGGCATATTCATGATCGAGTTGCTCATGTGGCAGGTAAAATTCTCAATGTGGGTTTTGATTTACATGGGAAATTTTTAACCGAAGAAGATATTGAATATTATCTCTCTGATTTGCCAAAGAAAAATCATTTTGGCGGTTCGGAAAATGAATATCAAACGGTCAGTGATTTAATCCAAAATCAACGGGATTTGAAAGCCTATTTACATCCGTCTAATCGGAAATTGTACTAAAGTAGCGGTGACAAGCGGTCACTTCTTGGCAAAAGTGTGCAAATCCGCTATACTTGCCCGTCTGAGTTGGTTAGACAATCGCTGGTTTATTGAAGCCCTTAACCGTAGCAATACGACCTAGTGGGACAAGTAAACGAGAGGAAAGTCCGAGCTACACAGGGCAGAGTGCCAGATAACGTCTGGGAGGCGCGAGCCTACGACTAGTGCAACAGAGAGCAGACCGCCAGTTTCGGCTGGTAAGGGTGAAAGGGTGCGGTAAGAGCGCACCGCGTGAGTGGTAACATTTCACGGCACGGTAAACTCCACTCGTAGCAAGACCAAATAGGAATCCAACGAGTTGCCCGCTTGGGATTCGGGTAGGTTGCTTGAGCGTATGTGTGAATATACGCCTAGAGGAATGATTGTCCACGACAGAACTCGGCTTATCGACCGACTCAGCCTAATTTTTAAGAGCGAACAGATTTTGTCTGTTCGCTTTTTTGTTGGAACAAAACGTCCCCGTGAAAGTCTGATATAATGATTTTAAAATGATTTCATTATAAGGATTTCAAATGCTTAAGCGTTTTTTTATCGGCACTATTTCGTTATTACTCTCTTTTTCTGTATTTGCCCACCCACATTCTTTTCTTGATATGAAAAATAAAGTGTTAATTCAACAAGATAAGCTGGAGGGCTTTGAGTTACATTGGACGCTTGATGAAATTACTTCGGCGGAACTGATCTATGAGATCAATAGCAGTAGCGATAAAAAGCAAGCGACAGATAAAATCTTAAAAGAGCTAGATGAATCTGCGGTAAGTACCCATTATTTTAGCGAACTTTATAATCAGCAAAATGAGCCGATTAAGTTTAAAGCCAAACCGCATAACTCGTCCGTTGAAATTCAACATAATCGCATTATTTACCACTTTACTTTGCTACTGGCTGAACCTAAAGCGGTAAAAGGGCAATCATTCCGCTTTTTTACCTTTGAGCCAAGTTACTATTTAGCGATGAATTACGAAAAAGCGAGTGATGTCAGTAGCACCGAGCAAAATCTTTGTAAAGTCGAGATGATTGAGCCGACGGTAAATCAATCTTTGCGGTTGTATGCGTCGAAATTAGATAAAAATGAAACCCCTGATATGCCTGCAGAACGTGGCTTGTCTTTAGGCGCACAGTTTGCTCAGAAGGTGAGTATTGTATGTCAATAAAGGCAAAATATTGGGTTGGGATAGCGGTCGGATTGGTGGCACTTTTTGCGATTTATCAGGCTTATCCCTATCTCTTATTTCAAGTCAGCGAGTGGCAGAGGGAATTTAATTTTGCCCTTTCGGGAGCGTTAAATCGTCTGAACGAAAACCAGCAACAGGCAGGACTGACCTTAATGGCGGTGAGCTTTATCTATGGCGTGTTTCACGCCGTTGGTCCAGGTCACGGTAAGTTTATTCTGACCAGCTATCTCTCTTTTGAACAAACCAAACTGCCACAAGCGGTGAAAATCACGTTGTTGTCTGCGTTAGTGCAAGGCTTGGTGGCGATTGGGTTAGTGACTATCATTGTGGTGATTTTTACCCTTTCTCGTAGCTATTTTAATGTGGCGTTAAAATGGGTTGAGCGAGGTAGTTTTGCGGTGATGGTGTTGTTTGGCGTTTATTTTTGTTATCAAGCATGTAAAGCATTCTTTTTCCAAACGAAGCCAAAAAGTTTTACCATTAAAAAATTGCAAAAAAATAGCGAAAAGTCACCGCTTGTTATGACTCCAGTTCATCAACATGATGAACATTGTGGCTGTGGTCATAAACATTTGCCAAGTTCGTCCGAAATAGCAACCGCAACGGATTGGAAAAGTACGCTGATGTTGATTTTTAGCATTGGCTTACGCCCGTGTTCAGGGGCGATTTTAGTGTTGTTTTTAGCTTATACCTTGGATTTGTACCTGTGGGGTGTGGCTTCGGCGTTATTAATGGCAGTAGGAACGGGAGTAACCCTTTCTCTATTTGCTTGGATTGTGCTATTTGCTCGTGAAAAAGCGGTCAAAATGGGGTGTTGGTATCTCTCTATTTCTACTAATAAACAAATATCGTATTTCGGAAAACTGTTGGTCGGAGTTGTTTTGATTATCTTCGGAATTACCTTATTTCACAGTAGTTTACTGGATACTAGCCAAAATTTGTTATTTAAACGTTAGTTTTCCATTAACTTTTTTTATTGAACTAATTAAAAAATCTTTTCAAAAAATAAAAAATCATTAAAATGCAGACTTTATTTTTAAATGAGGTCTTAAATAATGGAAAGCATTGTTTCATTGTTCGAAAGCGTTCTTAAGTGGATTGTTGATACCATCGATGGTCCACTTTGGGATATTACAGTTCTTACCCTTTTAGGTGTCGGTTTATTCTTTACCATTACCACAGGTTTAGTCCAATTACGTTTATTACCGCGTAGTATGCGTGAAATGTGGTCTGGCCGTGCGTCAGAAGGGGATTCTTTAACACCATTCCAAGCCTTTGCAACAGGCTTAGCAAGCCGTGTGGGCGTGGGTAACATTGGTGGTGTGGCTACGGCTATCGCATTAGGCGGACCAGGTGCGGTGTTCTGGATGTGGATCACAGCGTTAATTGGTATGAGTAGTGCATTTGCAGAGTCATCATTAGCACAAGCATTTAAAGTTCGCGATCCAAACGGTATGTTCCGTGGCGGTCCTGCTTATTATATTAAGCGTGGTTTAAAAGCCTCTTGGCTTGCGATTGCGTTTGCGATTACTTTAATTTTTACCTTCGGTTTTGCATTCAATGCGGTTCAAGCAAACTCTATCGTTGAAGCAACGCGTAATGCGTGGGAATGGGATCCGCATTATGTTGGAATTGTGTTAGTGATTGTGACTGCGGCGATTATCTTTGGTGGGGTTAAACGTATCGGTCAGGTTTCAGCGAAAGTTGTGCCGATGATGGCATTATTCTACTTAATTATGGCGGTGATCATTTTAGGGATGAATATTGAGCGAGTGCCTGAAGTCTTAAATAAAATTATTACAAGTGCATTTGACTTTTCTGCAATGGCAGGCGGTATCTTTGGTTCATTATTCTCTCAAGCGATGTTAATGGGGATTAAACGCGGTTTATTCTCAAATGAAGCAGGTATGGGTTCTGCACCAAACTCAGCGGCAACGTCAGATGCAAAACACCCTGCAAGCCAAGGCTTAATTCAAATGTTAGGTGTATTTGTGGATACTATTGTTGTTTGTACTTGTACTGCGATTATCATCTTGATGTCTAATGATTATGGTAGCGAATCTTTACGTGGTGTCTCTTTAACCCAAAAAGCGTTAGAGTTCCATGTAGGTGAGTTTGGCTTACACTTCTTAGCCTTTATTTTATTGTTATTCTGCTACACTTCAATTATCGGTAACTATGCTTATGCAGAAAGCAATATTCGCTATATCCGTAACAAACCAAGTTTCGTATTAGCATTCCGTTTAATCGTGTTATTTTTCGTTTACTTCGGTGCAGTGCGTGATGGCGGTATTGTATGGGCATTTGCAGATACCGTAATGGCATCCATGGCGATGATCAACTTAGTGTCTATCGTTCTATTGGCACCGATTGTTTGGGTTATCTTAAAAGACTACCAAAAACAAATTAAAGCAGGTGTAGAGCAACCTGTATTCAAAATTGAAGATCACCCAGAGCTTATTCGCCGTGGTGTTGATCCATTAATTTGGAAATCAAAAGAGTAATTTCTCACAGTCAGACAAGCGGTCAGTTCTATTCAAAAATCTGCAGAATTTTTATCGGAACTGACCGCTTGTTTTATCTC
Above is a genomic segment from Actinobacillus indolicus containing:
- a CDS encoding RNA ligase; translated protein: MQKLIIIRGHSGSGKSTFAQQKISEFKAEYPDAYVYHIENDKYLIKDGQYYWTPFHFKQAKQQAEQELKEAFQFAKNHQDVDVLIVISNVGAKANVIRGFINKAQKQDMQSEVYRMQNFFPNVHNVDKIQVYSMFIEICQRPIAEEILVPAVQSMTEEDKGVIDKMRAFSAKNLPKNEQYNSYVTLDYLQFMRSKKTFTAKVSRLYPELTVLKYSRETFYNNQWDLALLEMRGLVMDAYGHLIVRPFKKCFNYSERKERNSKFPLRLGDDAQVKAVVKVNGFLGCCTYVELPADHPSYQAEFDRKVIFSTTGSLDSDFAKLVEKHCAKHELLFKAYPNKTFLFEVCDESDPHIIKETLGETLIGCVDVKTGEQYSEQWLDEIALQYQLKRPLTLPTMTFAELKAELSKVKHEGFMVFSSEDELLFKLKSPYYLISKLLGRSSEENLAGRLDKRKVSEEYFPLIEHIQENKTMFNALDEQQKIQYVQDFLAHI
- a CDS encoding metallophosphoesterase family protein codes for the protein MQKIFFTSDLHFHHQNIMKFSPTFRAFSSVDEMNETLITYWNETVSSQDVVYNLGDLSFSPKFDKIISILDRLNGEHHFILGNHDPLIEEKRELLLTQKKADGHPLLSSIQDYKRIKLSNGKMAMLFHYPIFEWQDCHKGAYMLHGHIHDRVAHVAGKILNVGFDLHGKFLTEEDIEYYLSDLPKKNHFGGSENEYQTVSDLIQNQRDLKAYLHPSNRKLY
- a CDS encoding DUF1007 family protein, with the translated sequence MLKRFFIGTISLLLSFSVFAHPHSFLDMKNKVLIQQDKLEGFELHWTLDEITSAELIYEINSSSDKKQATDKILKELDESAVSTHYFSELYNQQNEPIKFKAKPHNSSVEIQHNRIIYHFTLLLAEPKAVKGQSFRFFTFEPSYYLAMNYEKASDVSSTEQNLCKVEMIEPTVNQSLRLYASKLDKNETPDMPAERGLSLGAQFAQKVSIVCQ
- a CDS encoding nickel/cobalt transporter, with the protein product MSIKAKYWVGIAVGLVALFAIYQAYPYLLFQVSEWQREFNFALSGALNRLNENQQQAGLTLMAVSFIYGVFHAVGPGHGKFILTSYLSFEQTKLPQAVKITLLSALVQGLVAIGLVTIIVVIFTLSRSYFNVALKWVERGSFAVMVLFGVYFCYQACKAFFFQTKPKSFTIKKLQKNSEKSPLVMTPVHQHDEHCGCGHKHLPSSSEIATATDWKSTLMLIFSIGLRPCSGAILVLFLAYTLDLYLWGVASALLMAVGTGVTLSLFAWIVLFAREKAVKMGCWYLSISTNKQISYFGKLLVGVVLIIFGITLFHSSLLDTSQNLLFKR
- a CDS encoding alanine/glycine:cation symporter family protein; its protein translation is MESIVSLFESVLKWIVDTIDGPLWDITVLTLLGVGLFFTITTGLVQLRLLPRSMREMWSGRASEGDSLTPFQAFATGLASRVGVGNIGGVATAIALGGPGAVFWMWITALIGMSSAFAESSLAQAFKVRDPNGMFRGGPAYYIKRGLKASWLAIAFAITLIFTFGFAFNAVQANSIVEATRNAWEWDPHYVGIVLVIVTAAIIFGGVKRIGQVSAKVVPMMALFYLIMAVIILGMNIERVPEVLNKIITSAFDFSAMAGGIFGSLFSQAMLMGIKRGLFSNEAGMGSAPNSAATSDAKHPASQGLIQMLGVFVDTIVVCTCTAIIILMSNDYGSESLRGVSLTQKALEFHVGEFGLHFLAFILLLFCYTSIIGNYAYAESNIRYIRNKPSFVLAFRLIVLFFVYFGAVRDGGIVWAFADTVMASMAMINLVSIVLLAPIVWVILKDYQKQIKAGVEQPVFKIEDHPELIRRGVDPLIWKSKE